The following are encoded in a window of Naumovozyma castellii chromosome 8, complete genome genomic DNA:
- the IRE1 gene encoding bifunctional endoribonuclease/protein kinase IRE1 (ancestral locus Anc_5.368) — MKPLNKTILFQVFILWNLIQSSLAWKVGLWKDHAVSTNKTSSPTSITNTRTLSTSYVTVTTTVVPEFEEEDEVPENYTPIDQITLGGETVSFTVRYRMGTSILSSLIPGNYKFHHTTVIRTVGEDFFKNRLEEEERKANEPWDVTISTKSKLNNGKSSNTQSRDVKSTSSKSKQEETGTYAYRIKNNAKRDKIKRNMGTTATTKNTSSNLQKKSSAARLSSAIENLFEPTIHGLQVSKELVSQNHKHIGNSMKVPYVKSRTLDDLSLSNLLIAPDIEGGLHALSRTDGHVFWSIDSDQFQPLIHVEEPTNPQINETLIVEPFGDGNVYFFNIHQGLQKIPVTMRQLIATSPMHLKTDVIVDDLGTVIEDEKIYTGSRKTVMYTIDAKKGEIISVFGPDTENKNYRKDNLQCFKEDGTKNTDTEDCDNVIVIGKTIYQLGIHSKDGTTYNVTYASWQPNTLDAHLAQENSVSRDGIYIAPFRDKSLLAVDATLKIARWISPNYPGIVVGLFDVFNDENIGENVLVRHPFSGYDDKKTELSEKVYLDQSANHSWFALSSENFPSLVKGAPMSKYSSSSRWRVSSIFEDKNLFKTAIVGVHTLVNTKYRQLVERSVSPGDFSPSSAYDQALGLDPFSERIEIPRDDQSPTSLDRYLSPAELEAYRLKVQAEITREIMNQYDFSPFMVIGKFIYRIVESGLILLSSLFLLIILQKLNVAPPLHVLLEKIGILPTPETPFKEDEIPEVKIAEKLNPSKVDLDATTSAVNIHSNLGNGRENSGDEQDTNDGSGEAAEKKKRKRGSRGGKKNKKKSPEQKLEALEFEKDLKNLTVSDKILGYGSSGTVVFQGTFQNRPVAVKRMLIDFCDVASREIKLLTESDDHKNVIRYYCSETTEKFLYIALELCNATLQDVIEMKNPSDELRYLQQELDPIDILHQIASGVAHLHSLKIIHRDIKPQNILVAFSNKVGLGRQTEHQSVRIMISDFGLCKKLDADQSSFRTNLNNPAGTSGWRAPELLDETAPQILQTLNEEAEFQPVHASHQNGKHNHNNSVLSSDSFYDPFTKQRLTRAIDIFSMGCVFYYVLSSSHPFGDRYMREGNIIKGRYKLDGLKKSLTDRSMVNEASDLIKQMIANNPRDRLTAFAILRHPLFWPASKKLEFLLKVSDRLEIERREPPSQLLLELQEHADLVITTGDWTVNFDKAFMEDLGKYRKYHGDRLLDLLRVLRNKYHHFMEMPEELVERMGPIPDGFYAFFSRRFPRLLIELYLFVGEHLVDDRMLHEFFDN, encoded by the coding sequence atgaaacCTCTGAATAAAACTATTCTATTTCAGGTTTTTATTCTATGGAATCTTATACAGAGTAGTCTGGCATGGAAAGTAGGTCTCTGGAAAGATCATGCAGTATCGACCAATAAGACATCATCGCCAACCTCTATTACAAACACACGAACGTTAAGTACAAGTTATGTCACAGTAACAACCACAGTGGTAcctgaatttgaagaagaggatgaagtACCAGAAAACTACACCCCGATAGACCAAATTACGTTAGGTGGAGAAACTGTTTCATTCACAGTTCGTTATAGAATGGGTACCAGCATATTGAGTAGCTTGATTCCTGGGAACTATAAATTCCATCATACAACCGTCATAAGGACTGTAGGTGaagatttctttaaaaacagactagaagaagaagaaagaaaggcAAATGAGCCTTGGGATGTCACCATATCCACAAAATCCAAGTTAAATAATGGTAAGTCATCAAATACGCAATCTCGAGATGTTAAAAGTACAAGTTCGAAATcaaaacaagaagagaCAGGTACCTATGCTTACagaataaaaaataatgcaaAGAGagataaaataaaaagaaatatgggAACGACCGCCACGACTAAAAATACTTCAAGTAATTTGCAGAAAAAGTCTTCCGCAGCAAGACTCAGTTCTGCGATTGAAAACTTATTTGAACCGACCATCCATGGTTTACAAGTTTCTAAAGAGCTTGTGTCTCAAAACCATAAACATATAGGCAATTCTATGAAGGTACCTTATGTAAAATCAAGAACGTTGGATGACCTTTCTTTGTCTAATCTCCTGATTGCACCTGATATTGAAGGTGGACTACATGCTTTAAGTAGGACAGATGGTCACGTATTTTGGTCCATTGATTCAGACCAATTTCAACCTTTAATTCATGTGGAGGAACCAACAAATCCTCAAATAAATGAGACACTAATAGTTGAACCATTCGGAGATGGGAATGTCTACTTTTTTAATATACATCAAGGGTTACAAAAGATTCCCGTAACTATGCGTCAATTAATCGCCACTTCGCCGATGCACCTGAAAACTGATGTCATAGTTGATGATCTAGGCACTGtgattgaagatgaaaagatttatACAGGTTCAAGGAAAACGGTAATGTATACAATTGATGCAAAAAAGGGAGAAATCATTTCAGTTTTCGGCCCTGACACTGAAAATAAGAATTATAGGAAGGATAATTTACAATGTTTTAAGGAAGACGGGACAAAAAACACTGATACTGAAGATTGCGATAATGTAATTGTTATTGGTAAGACAATCTATCAATTAGGAATACATTCCAAGGACGGTACTACATATAACGTAACATATGCATCATGGCAACCAAATACACTAGATGCTCATTTGGCTCAAGAAAATAGTGTTTCTAGGGATGGTATATATATTGCACCATTTAGAGATAAATCCCTATTAGCAGTAGATGCAACCTTAAAAATTGCAAGATGGATTTCACCAAATTATCCTGGCATAGTTGTTGGTTTATTCGATGTGTTTAACGATGAGAATATTGGAGAGAACGTCTTAGTAAGACATCCATTTAGTGGCTATGATGACAAGAAGACGGAGTTATCCGAGAAAGTGTATTTGGATCAATCAGCTAACCATTCATGGTTTGCATTATCTAGCGAAAACTTCCCTTCTTTAGTGAAAGGAGCACCTATGTCCAAATATTCTAGTAGCTCTAGATGGAGAGTATCGTCTATCTTTGAGGACAAAAATCTATTCAAGACAGCTATTGTGGGGGTACATACATTAGTAAACACCAAGTATAGACAATTGGTGGAAAGGTCTGTTAGCCCAGGAGATTTTTCCCCATCATCAGCTTATGACCAGGCGTTAGGATTGGATCCATTTTCTGAAAGAATTGAGATTCCAAGAGACGATCAATCGCCAACTTCACTGGATAGGTATCTCTCACCAGCTGAATTGGAAGCTTACAGATTAAAGGTTCAAGCCGAAATTACCAGagaaataatgaatcaataTGATTTCTCCCCATTTATGgttattggaaaatttatttatcgAATAGTGGAAAGCGGGCTAATCTTATTATCTTCTTTGTTTCTATTgattattcttcaaaaattaaatgTTGCACCTCCGCTTCATGTTTTACTAGAAAAGATAGGGATTCTGCCGACTCCTGAGACACCctttaaagaagatgaaatacCAGAAGTGAAAATTGCTGAAAAACTGAATCCCTCTAAGGTCGATCTGGATGCCACAACCTCTGCTGTAAATATACACTCTAACCTAGGTAATGGAAGAGAAAACTCAGGAGACGAGCAAGATACAAATGATGGATCTGGTGAAGCagctgaaaagaagaagagaaagagaggTTCAAGAGGTgggaagaaaaataagaaaaagagtCCTGAACAAAAACTCGAAGCattggaatttgaaaaagacTTAAAAAATTTGACTGTGTCAGATAAGATTCTAGGGTACGGTTCGTCAGGTACTGTTGTATTCCAGGgaacttttcaaaatagACCAGTTGCTGTAAAAAGAATGCTAATCGATTTCTGTGACGTGGCTTCACGTgaaatcaaattattaacaGAGAGTGATGATCATAAGAATGTTATTCGTTATTACTGCTCAGAAACCACAGAAAAGTTTCTTTATATTGCATTAGAACTTTGTAATGCCACATTGCAAGACGTCATAGAAATGAAAAACCCGTCCGATGAACTTCGGTACCTACAACAAGAATTGGATCCAATAGATATATTACACCAAATAGCATCAGGGGTCGCCCatcttcattctttgaagattatTCATAGAGATATTAAGCCCCAAAATATACTGGTtgctttttcaaataaagttGGTCTAGGTCGTCAAACAGAACACCAGAGCGTAAGAATTATGATATCGGATTTCGGTCTCTGTAAGAAGCTGGATGCTGATCAATCCTCGTTTAGAACAAATTTAAACAATCCAGCGGGCACAAGTGGATGGAGAGCTCCAGAGCTGCTAGATGAAACGGCTCCTCAGATACTACAAACATTGAATGAAGAGGCAGAGTTTCAACCAGTACATGCTAGTCATCAAAATGGAAAACATAATCACAATAACAGTGTTCTATCATCAGATTCGTTCTATGACCCATTCACAAAACAAAGACTCACTCGTGCCATTGACATATTTTCTATGGGCTGTGTTTTTTACTATGTCTTATCTAGTAGTCACCCATTTGGTGACCGTTACATGCGCGAAGGGAATATCATCAAAGGTAGATATAAACTAGATGGCTTAAAGAAGTCCTTAACGGATAGATCAATGGTTAATGAAGCGTCAGATTTGATTAAGCAAATGATTGCAAATAATCCAAGAGATAGACTCACTGCTTTTGCTATTTTAAGGCACCCTCTATTCTGGCCAGCAtccaagaaattggaatttctACTAAAGGTCAGTGACCGACTTGAAATAGAGAGAAGAGAACCACCAAGTCAATTATTACTGGAGTTGCAGGAGCACGCAGATCTGGTCATAACCACAGGTGATTGGACAGTCAATTTCGATAAAGCATTCATGGAAGATCTTGGAAAGTATAGAAAATACCACGGTGATAGATTACTAGACCTACTAAGGGTcttaagaaataaatatcatcattttaTGGAGATGCCAGAGGAGCTAGTAGAGAGAATGGGCCCTATCCCTGACGGGTTCTACGCATTTTTTAGTAGACGATTCCCAAGACTGTTAATAGAGTTGTATCTGTTCGTTGGAGAGCATTTAGTAGACGACAGAATGTTGCATGAGTTTTTTGACAATTGA
- the SAE3 gene encoding Sae3p (ancestral locus Anc_5.369) — MSQLEKIIEKKKEELERCKRMHQELQDKFDRISLEKGSILKPTEVTKKHIKKLKEYNELRDIGLRLAQQISNERSCKVKVIFDEMGYSMKDECQS; from the exons ATGTCACAATTAGAAAAGatcattgaaaagaaaaaggagGAATTAGAACGTTGTAAAAGAATGCATCAAGAATTGCAAGACAAATTTGACAGGATTTCCCTTGAGAAAGGATC aatattaaaaCCCACTGAGGTAACGAAGAAACATATCAAGAAACTAAAAGAATACAATGAATTGAGAGATATTGGGTTACGTCTAGCTCAGCAGATCTCCAATGAGAGATCCTGCAAAGTTAAAGTtatatttgatgaaatggGGTATTCCATGAAGGATGAATGTCAGAGTTAG